The following are from one region of the Quercus robur chromosome 1, dhQueRobu3.1, whole genome shotgun sequence genome:
- the LOC126714138 gene encoding uncharacterized protein LOC126714138 yields MIRLTDKGSRVILQTEMEDENAQPKFKRMYIRYNAQKLGFLGGCKPIIGLDGCHLKGRFGGQILSAIARDANDNIFPVAFAVVEQENKDSWVWFLQQFSNDIGDPQQLNLVFISDRQKGLIPAIEMLFPTCEHRYCVKHIYNNFKVDHKGLELKDALWRCAGAITVREFERRMQEMKDLDVKA; encoded by the exons ATGATAAGATTGACTGATAAAGGAAGTAGGGTTATTTTGCAAACTGAAATGGAAGATGAAAATGCACAGCCGAAATTTAAGAGAATGTATATTAGGTATAATGCACAAAAACTTGGGTTTTTGGGAGGTTGTAAACCAATTATTGGTTTAGATGGGTGCCACTTGAAAGGCAGATTTGGGGGGCAAATACTTTCTGCCATAGCTAGAGATGCAAATGACAATATTTTCCCAGTTGCATTTGCTGTTGTtgagcaagaaaacaaagattcaTGGGTATGGTTTCTGCAGCAGTTTTCAAATGACATTGGGGATCCACAGCAACTTAATCTGGTCTTCATCAGTGACAGACAAAAG GGCCTTATACCTGCAATTGAGATGCTGTTCCCAACTTGTGAGCATAGATATTGTGTGAAGCATATCTATAATAATTTCAAAGTGGATCATAAGGGCTTGGAGTTGAAGGATGCACTGTGGAGATGTGCTGGAGCCATAACAGTGAGGGAGTTTGAAAGAAGAATGCAGGAAATGAAGGATTTGGATGTCAAGGCATGA